Proteins found in one Oscarella lobularis chromosome 16, ooOscLobu1.1, whole genome shotgun sequence genomic segment:
- the LOC136196437 gene encoding mucolipin-3-like — MSRETNRRRISSSPSTSSNQSADQSTVPLTEPVREALEAEKDDDDDSVLLDMSGADIQPSLDRNRNRRRRRRFCCPCFPSSSRQSKVRRAMSEGGSSVGERSADFDESLGRSSGPDDDDEEKKPILRRQARAGFKRQMETELKQLKDRLRYHFTSPFHKFRVHQKRPFKLIVQFTKLIVVTLQLALFAQSSFGDSRFYSDNLSALRHVFVKNFVDSDPIKSEQVKLYTVDEVREQVRHTVTRYFSVNETVLGSYDFHYESYSSPVPPIKMQLKQFRQGVIFAFNGSYVFDPTEVSVTHSIYNWSQPYLNNTLQELLDHTLFDRLNKIILSFELNSVFLLAFKTPDCITFNISVTVDNSLHDGIAVVSLNYKPFHFKCNGSTSTTPTSQVIGYFIVVIVVLFLCSLSIMLAVRSLIKTYRLIKYASKFFKKFCRRKLKFDEKMELVNWWFVFSLVADSFTIVGSITRYLINDKLSSSYVVCSIFLSIGTGMTWIGLLQYLSYFQKYNVLLVTLKAAMPTIIRFLLCVGVLYVAFLLCGWAVLGPYNPKFRNLAITSDCLFSLLNGDDMFNTYILTDNSNTVAYIFCQIYIYIFVILFIYVILNMVIGLISEMYAAVRMMGKKQWKAIYLGKLYQLLEEDEDTSDDDDFIDWHRNLQRTRWNSVGSSGSLSSSFSRLSDV; from the exons gacgattcagTTCTTCTCGACATGTCGGGCGCCGACATTCAGCCTTCGCTCGATCGCAAtcgcaatcgtcgtcgacgtcgtcgcttctgtTGCCCGTGCTTTCCCTCCTCCTCGCGCCAATCGAAAGTGCGACGagcgatgagcgaaggcgggagcagcgtcggcgaaagatcggccgatttcgacgaatcCCTAGGCCGTAGCTCCGGtccggacgacgacgacgaagagaagaagccCATATTGCGACGACAGGCGCGCGCTGGTTTCAAGAGGCAGATGGAGACGGAATTGAAACAGTTGAAGGATCGACTGCGTTATCACTTCACGAGCCCCTTTCACAAGTTTCGCGTTCACCAGAAACGACCGTTCAAGTTGATCGTGCAGTTCACCAAgctcatcgtcgtcactctTCAG TTGGCGCTCTTTGCTCAGTCCAGTTTCGGCGATTCGCGTTTCTACAGCGATAATCTCAGCGCCTTGCGTCACGTCTTCGTCAAGAATTTTGTCGACTCGGACCCGATTAAATCGGAACAGGTTAAACTCTACACGGTGGACGAAGTGAGGGAGCAGGTTCGCCATACTGTCACACGA TATTTTAGCGTCAACGAAACTGTCCTCGGTTCGTATGACTTTCACTACGAGAGCTATTCGTCGCCCGTTCCTCCTATAAAAATGCAACTTAAGCAGTTTCGGCAAGGTGTCATATTCGCGTTCAACGGCTCCTACGTCTTCGATCCCACCGAAGTCTCAG TGACGCATTCTATATACAATTGGTCTCAACCGTACTTGAATAACACCCTCCAGGAGTTACTTGACCACACGCTATTCGACAG attaaataaaataatactTTCCTTTGAATTGAACTCCGTCTTCCTGCTGGCGTTCAAGACTCCTGATTGTATTACATTCAATATCTCG GTTACCGTGGACAATAGTCTTCACGATGGCATTGCTGTCGTTTCGCTCAACTACAAGCCTTTTCATTTTAAATGTAACGGCAGTACAAGCACAACGCCTACAAGTCAGGTCATTGGCTATTTCATCGTTGTTatcgtcgtcctttttctGTGCTCGCTTTCGATTATGCTGGCCGTGAGATCTCTCATAAAAACGTATCGGCTCATCAAA TATGCGTCGAAGTTTTTCAAGAAATTCTGTCGTCGCAAGTTGAagttcgacgagaaaatggAACTGGTCAATTGGTGGTTCGTTTTCAGTCTCGTCGCGGACAGCTTCACCATCGTCGGATCCATTACCAGATATCTAATTAATGACAAG CTCTCTTCATCGTACGTCGTTTGCAGCATCTTTCTCAGCATCGGAACGGGCATGACGTGGATAGGTCTCCTTCAGTATCTCAGTTACTTCCAAAAATACAAT GTACTTCTCGTCACTCTGAAAGCCGCAATGCCTACCATTATTCGCTTCCTTCTCTGCGTAGGCGTTCTCTACGTTGCATTTCTTCTCTGCGGCTGGGCTGTACTCGGTCCCTACAATCCCAAA TTTCGTAATCTTGCTATTACGTCTGACTGCCTCTTCTCGCTTCTCAACGGAGATGACATGTTTAATACGTACATCTTGACGGACAATAGCAACACCGTCGCCTACATTTTCTGCCAGATCTACATCTACATTTTCGTCATTCTCTTCATATATGTCATTCTCAACATGGTCATCGGTCTCATCAGCGAAATGTATGCGGCCGTTCGAATGATGGGAAAAAAG CAATGGAAAGCGATTTATTTGGGAAAGCTCTACCAGCTCCtagaggaagacgaggatacgagtgacgacgacgacttcattGATTGGCACAG AAACCTTCAGAGAACGCGGTGGAATAGTGTCGGAAGTAGCGGAAGCCTCTCTAGTTCATTTTCGAGGCTCTCCGACGTATGA